One Terriglobia bacterium genomic window, GCGCTACGTCCAGCAAAACCCAATGACCTGGTGCTCATCCTCACCGGGAATCTTCACGCCATGCAAGCGTCGAAACGCGGCTATGATCTGGCGGCTATGTACCTTCCGCGCAAAGAAATCCTCAGTCTTGAAGTCACAGACAGGGGCGGCGAAACATGGTCGGAATCCACAACGGACGGGTGCGGTCCCCAGAAGGGTGGAGTTCCGGACAAGGATGTAAACAGGCCGCGCGGAATATTTCTCGATCCAAGCCTCGCGCCTTTTGGAAAGGTCGATGGCGTCCTCTCACTTGGCGTCCCGTTGACACCTTCAGCACCGGCGGCGGGTGAGCCTTCGCCCATTCCAGCTTGCCGCAAAAAGTTTCTCTCTGAGCACCAGACCATTCCAAAAACTCAATGACATTTGCCGTTCCGGAAGTTCCCATATACCTCATCTAGTTCACCTCCCACACAGCAGTCATTTCGGAAGTCCCGGTTTTTGTCACAGGAACCAGTGAGCCACATCACTGCAGCAAGGTCTCCGGAAGTTCGAAAGTTAAAAGTGAAGCGGATGCCTGCTCGAGTCGGAGTGTGGACGCAGGCAAACTTCCAGTTTCCCCATAGCGGAGCTTTTGTCTCATTTCGTCATTGAGCTCTGCGTTGACTGTTGCGTGGAAGGGTGAAGTCGGCAGGTTTTCCTGCCGCAACTGGCTTAGGAGGCCAAAATGCAGATCCTGGTTAGATTGTTGTTGGTGTGCCTGGTGGCGTGTTCGTCGGTCGCCTGGGCGCAGGCGCCTGCCCGGCCTGATGCGAAGGGATGTTCCGAGAGCAAGGTGGTTACCCGCATGCCCGGATGTTTCATCCTTCGATGCGACCACAAGGACTACAGCACGACTGAGATGCCGCGCACCAAGAGTGAGAGAGGCCATCAGGTTGAGGGAGAATTCGAATTCACCTCCTACCGCTGTACCAGCAACAAATCTCCGTTGGAACTGGGCAGAAACACCGAAGCGGCGCTGAAAAATGCGGGCTTCACCATCCTCTACACTGACGTTTACATTGGCGGCACGCGTTTTTGGATGACGGCCCAGAAAGGCGGCCAGTGGGTAAAGCTGGCCGTGGTTTCCGATACCTACGACTTGACCGCAGTCAAAGAGAAGCCAATGGAGCAGGCGATGACCGCCAACGCGGACGGGTGGGCCCAACAGATCAACCAGTCCGGGCGAGCCAGCGTGTACGGAATCAACTTTGACACCGGCAAGGCGACGATCCGGCCCGACTCGGAGCCCGCGCTGAATGAGGTGGCCAAGCTTCTCCAGGGGAATCCGTCGTGGGCAATGGTGGTCGCGGGCCATACTGACAACGTGGGCGCCAAGGCAACCAACCTGGTGTTGTCGCGGCAGCGCGCACAATCCGTGATCTCGTGGCTATCGGCCCATGGCGTGGAGGAATCGCGCTTGGTGCCGGCTGGTTTCGGCGATACTCGCCCGATCGCCGAGAACAAAGACGAAGCAGGCCGGCAGAAAAACCGTCGCGTGGACCTGGTGAAGGTGTACTGAGGCGCGAGCGCGTTTGGCTCTTGGCTTTTCGCTCTTAGGCTGTGGTCTTCGACTTTGGCACTGTCGGTTGTTGGCTGAATACCCCGGGTTCTTCATGTGAGAAGCCAATCCTTGCTGCCGTTCCAAACTTGAACCCTCATTCAAGCGTCGCCGTTCTCACCTCGACCCAGAATCAAATGTCAACGCAAGCGCCTTCAGGCGCGACGACAGGTTAGCCCACGGCGAAGCCGTGGGAAACGTCGCCAATAGGCAGAGAGCGCCGTAGGCGCGGCACATCAATTACCCGAACACGTATTTCAGATCGAATTCCACGCCATGTTTTTTCAACAGCGCGATGAATTCTTGATCGAAGGTCATTTTGCGGTGGTGAGCTTCCTGGTTGCGAACATATCGGACAACCGCATTCAGGTTTGATGCGCTCACGCTGAAGGCGCCAAACCCGCGCTGCCATGCGAATTTGGGTCCCATCCATTTTGACGAGCTGGCCTTGATGCTGAGGATGGCGTCAGAAAGCGATAGCGTAGGCGGGAGTTGAATCAGAAGATGGACATGGTCTTCCATGCCGCCAATTTCGTGAATGAAAACGCCCTCGTTCTTGCAGATGCCAACGATGTAGCGCCACAGGCGGGGCTGATGATTTTTGGGAATGCTCTTGCGGCGGTCTTTGGTGCTAAATACAACGTGAATGTAGTTCTGAACCAAGGTGTGAGCCATGTGTCGCGCCTCCAGCGCTCGGATTCTTCTGGACTCCTTACCCACGGCTTCGCCGTGGGCTAACCTGTAGTCGCGCCTGAAGGCGCTTGGAACGTGCAATATCCCAAGGATCTCAACCACGGAACGAGTTTGGGTGGCCCGAAAAGACGTAGTTGGCTTCTTCGTCCTTTCCTGATTGCTTAAAGACTTTTTCCATCATTTCCTTGCCCTGCTCTTCCGTAACTCTGTGAGATTGATCGTCACCTCGCTGATTCAGGATGTTGTCCTGCGTCCGGAAGTCAACAGGATATGCACTTGAAGCCGGATTAACCGGCAGAGAAAGAAATAGCTTTGCGTTCGAAACGGTGTAATCGTAACTCGCATACTGGTGAACGGGAGTAAGCCTGTAGTGGTCCATTGGTTGGAATGCGAGGACGGTGCCAATAGGCCAGAATGTGAATTCTGCAACCACAAAAATCTTTTTATTGACTAGATCGTAAAAACCGCTAACTCCGGATTTGCGACCTGCTTTGCCTGTCACGGCAAACGCGTAGACGTAGAGATCTTGGGGAAAATCTCTATTACGGGAATCACGAAGAAATTTCCTGATCCATGGATGCGTTTTGACGAAGTTTTCGCCATTCGCCGACACGAAGTTCTGCATGATTTGTTTCAAGATACTCAGCGGTCGATTTACTACGACCGTTATCTTCTCGCCATCTTTGGCCCTATCTACTTTTTCAGCAACGTCTCTGATAAAGTCGGCGTAGTGAGAGCCGTACATCCTCCCAGCCTTAC contains:
- a CDS encoding OmpA family protein, producing the protein MQILVRLLLVCLVACSSVAWAQAPARPDAKGCSESKVVTRMPGCFILRCDHKDYSTTEMPRTKSERGHQVEGEFEFTSYRCTSNKSPLELGRNTEAALKNAGFTILYTDVYIGGTRFWMTAQKGGQWVKLAVVSDTYDLTAVKEKPMEQAMTANADGWAQQINQSGRASVYGINFDTGKATIRPDSEPALNEVAKLLQGNPSWAMVVAGHTDNVGAKATNLVLSRQRAQSVISWLSAHGVEESRLVPAGFGDTRPIAENKDEAGRQKNRRVDLVKVY
- the tnpA gene encoding IS200/IS605 family transposase, which translates into the protein MAHTLVQNYIHVVFSTKDRRKSIPKNHQPRLWRYIVGICKNEGVFIHEIGGMEDHVHLLIQLPPTLSLSDAILSIKASSSKWMGPKFAWQRGFGAFSVSASNLNAVVRYVRNQEAHHRKMTFDQEFIALLKKHGVEFDLKYVFG